The sequence below is a genomic window from Deltaproteobacteria bacterium.
TTCGTTCATCAGGCCAGCCACAGACACAGCAGCGCACTGAATACGAGGATGATGTGGAGAGAGGTATGATGGCGCATGGCTATTCTCCAGTTCACCAAATACGGCTCCTGATACCGGGAGTATCGGACTTGCGGGAACCAATCTTTAATTGCGCTGGTGTTCGGAGCGAAATCCTGACAAACTCCCGAGAGACCAGGCAGTTAACGATTTTTGTGTTAGGAGGGAGAAAAAGGAGAACCTTATGCCACATGTTGATGATAACAACGGGGTAAAACTCTGGTACCGCGTCAAAGGGAGTGGTGAGCCGCTGGTTTTGAGTGGTGGGTTTGGGTTGCTGCATAATCAGTTTGATTATGTTGTCGATATTCTTGCCAAAGATTTTCAGGTGATTGACTGGCACTATCGCGGCGCGGGTGAGTCCGACCGTGCGTGGGTTGGTGGCTATCCGCTTGACCGGTGGGTCGATGACTTAGAGATGATTCTCAATCACCTCAATGTGAAGGAGGCGAATTTATGGGGTACGTCGACAGGGGCTCCATTGTCAATTCGTTATACTGCGCGCTATCCGCACCGCGTGAAAAGTCTGATTACTTATCCCAGTTTCAAAGCTGGTGTTGCATCGCGCAAAATGTTTCAGGTGTTTCTCGATATCACCGAAGTCTTTGGCTATGAGGCGCTAGCGCGGTTTACCTCGTGGATTGGCTGTGCAGACCACAATGTCTTCTCACAGACGGGGAATGACATTGCCATCTTCGAGGCTGAAGCTTTCAAGAAGAACTTCTCGATTGAGTCGCTGGCAAAAACGTTGGAAGTCTTCACGCAGATCGATCTCACCAGCGATATAGCAAAGATCAAAGTCCCAACGTTGATTTTGCTGGGGGACTCGGGGAAGCTCGGCGGAAAGACGGCTACAATGATCGACGCAATCCGTAGCTTCCGTATGTATTGCCCACAGAGTCAAGTTGTACAAATCAAAGAGGGCGGGGGCACCTATTGCATGATCGAAAAGCCACAGGAATCAGCACAGGCGGTGAGAGAGTTTATTCGGAGTTTGGCGAGGCAGTGAACTGTGGCGCGTGAAACGTGTTACGTATTGCGAGGGACTTGAACTCGTCGCAGTCCCTCTTTGCTGTTTTCTCACGCAACACGCTCCACGTGTGACGTACTATTTCCCCTGAAACTTCGGTCTGCGCTTCTGCATAAATGCAGTAACACCTTCTTTGTAATCGTCACTGTTAAAGCAGCGCGTCGACCAGGCGCGGATTTTGTCCATGTCGCGGAGGGTTGCTGCTTTGGTGCTCTCACGCACGAAGAACTTGTGTGATGCGACACTCAGCGGGGCGTTATCGGCGATCTTCAGGGCATAGTCTCGCGTGTAGGATTCTAGTTCGGCTTTCGGCACAACTTGGTTGACTAAGCTCATACGTAGGGCTTCTGCTGCATTGTATACGCGAGCCGTGACCAGAATTTCCGTCGCGTTCGCTGCCCCAACAACATGCACGAGACGTTCGACGCCACGTTCGACGGGATATGCGACACTCAAACGAGCTGCAGGGATGCAGAACCGAGAATCATCAGAACAAATGCGCAGATCACACATCACCGCGACCGAACAGCCTCCGCCGAAACAAATGCCATTGATCATCGCGACAACGGGTTTTTCTAGGGTTGCAAGCGAGGCCAGCGCAGTGCCGGTTGCTCGGTCATACGTTTGTGTGGTGTCAGCGTTAGCGCGGACAGAACCAAACTGTGAGATATCTGCGCCAGAAATGAAAGCTTCGTCGCCGGCGCCACGAATGAGCAGGACGCGAATATCATTGTCGGCTGCAACCTGAGCGACAAAGTCTGGAATCGCTTGCCACATTTCTAGACTGACGGCATTGCGGCGTTCTGGACGGTTGAACGTAATCCATGCCAACGGGGCCTCTTTGTGGAACAATAGTGGTTGGGCAGATGACATAAAAACTCCTTTCCTCAGGGACCCCTATTAGCGAAACGCTGGAATCACCTCTTTGGCCAACAAGCGGGTGTTTTCATCAACGTAGTCAGGCCGACAAGCCGATGGCAAAACAATCATCTGCGCTCCGGCATCGACATACTCTTTGAGTCGTTTGCGGCAGTCTTCAGGAGTGCCCGCGAGGGCGTATTTATCGATCAGTTTTGAGAAATCTTGATTGTACTGTTTGCTCAGTTTGTCACTGGCCATTTGTCGACCGGTTTCTTTGTTGCCGTGGACAGCAGCGAAAATGAAGACACCCGGAGTGAATGGGGCGGATTCTCGCCCGTACTCTTTACGCAGTTTGTTAATTGTTTCGATGCTGCTGTGCAGTTGCTCGGGAGTGTACATATACGGGAGCCACCCATTGGCGTACTTTGCTGTCCGTTGCATTGCTGGTTCCTTACGCCCAGCGACCCAAATGGGCGGGTGTGGGCTTTGCAGCGGAGCGGGTTCGATCGACACTTCGTTGAGGGTGGTGTATTTGCCCTTGAAGCTGACATTCTTTTCCGTCCACAATTTTGTAATCACTTCTAGTGCCTCGTTGGTACGGGAGCCTCTTTGCTTGACTGGTACCCCGCAGGCTTCAAACTCTTTGGGAAACTCACCGCCGATACCGATACCAAAGTTGTAGCGTCCGCCGGAAGCAACATCGAGTGCAGCACCCATTTTGGCGACGATGGCCGCAGGATAGAGCGGGAGCAGGACCACCGAGCTGAGCAGCTTGATCTTGGTTGTTGCGCCTGCGGCGACTGATAATGAGATAAAGGTGTTGGAGACCGGCCCGTAAAACATCACATGCTCACCACAACCGAGAAAGTCATAGCCGAGGTCTTCTGCTTGTCGAGCAAATTCCGCTGTCCCCGTTACTGACGGCAACGCTGTGCCAAATTCGATCTTCGCCATGAGCCCTCCTTGTGAATAACGTGCTCTCTCTCATAGCCTTGGTTTGGGCAAAGAATCAACCCGTGTTGACAGTCGAAGGATGCTCCTCGTATCGTGACGTCGGGGAAACGGAGGAATCGATGGCAATCTCCTTCTTTACGCGCATAGTAGGGGAGCGTATCCGTGAGGCACAAAAAGATGGAGCGTTTGATAATTTGCCGGGGAAAGGCAAGCCGTTGCAACTCGAAGACCACAGTATGATTCCCGAGGACTTGCGCATGTCGTATCACATCCTCCGTAATGCGCACGTGCTTCCTCCAGAAGCTGAGATTCAAAAAGAGATTCATACCCTCCAAGAGTTGTTGAAATATATTGAAGAAGATGGCGAGCGCAAAGCGTTGGTGAAGGAAATCGAGTGGAAGTTCATCCGCCTTGATCTGCTTCGCCGACGCTCGTTCTCTTGGCAGACCTCTCGATTGTACGGCAAGAAACTGGTGCGGCGACTTCTGCACCGCTAGTCTTTGGATCATCCGTCTTTTACCCTTGTGTTCTTTGAGACTGATTGCTGCTCCGCGAAAAGCCAGCTAAAGCTGAGGCCATATTACTCAGGAGGGAAATGTCATGAGTGTCATGCGGCTTGGGTTCGTTCACGTGCGTGAGAGCGACCTGGAGAAAGCCTCTGCGTATTACACCGACGTGATGGGTTTACAAGAAGTCGCTCGTACAGATGGGAAGCGGTACTTCAAGTGCTGGGATGAGTACGATCATCACAGTGTGGTCGTTGAACATGGTGGTCTCGGGCTGGTGAAAATGGGCTACAAAGTAGAGTCGCAAGACGAACTGAGTACGTTAGAGAAAAAGATTGAAGCGTTTGGCGTGCCGGTGCGACGTGTGTCTCGTGGTGAGAATCTTGCCATCGGGCAAGCGCTCCGTTGTACCCTGCCGTCAGAGCATGTGCTCGAACTGTATGCTGAGGCAGAACAGAGCGGAACTGCGACAGGCAATCTCAATCCTGATCCTTGGCCGGGCGAACAAAAGGGGATCGCACCGTCGCGCCTCGATCATCTACTGCTCACGGCAGATGATGTTCAAACCAACGCTGAGTTCTTCACTTCCGTGCTCGGCTTTCGTATGAGTGAGCGGATTATTCCTGGCCCTGGGAACGAAGAATTACTAGCGGCGTTTCTGTTCTGTTCGAACAAGGCTCATGATATCGCTTTTGTCAAAGGCCCGAATGGCAAGCTGCATCACTATGCTTTTTGGCTCGATAGTTGGAATGATATTCTGAGAGCTGGAGATATACTGGGAAAAAATGGACTCACGATTGATTTCGGTCCGACGCGGCATGGGATCACCCGTGGGACCACAATTTATTTCTTTGGTCCCAATGGGAATCGGAATGAGGTGTTCTCAGGTGGGTATATGACCTATCCAGATTTTCCCTGTATTACCTGGACCGCTGATCAAATTGGGAAAGCGATCTTCTATATCCACCAAGAAGTGAACGATCGTTTCAGCAACTACACAACATAACCCCTCTTTGGGAAGGTAATCACTATCTTCTGCCCCGCAAGCCCTGTGGAGCAAAATCTTTCTCTTTCTCTGTTGTTTCTACAAAATATCACTCGTAGTTTTCTTTTCCCTTGACACCTGGTTGCGACGACTTACCTTTATCTCACATGCAGACAAGAGGAGGTCGTTACATGACATTCACCCATTGGGATCCATTCCACGAATTGACAGAGGTACATAGGCACTTTTCTACCCTCGTGAACGACACTCTGCGAGAGCATACGTATCCACAAAAAAGTGGCGAGGGGTGGAATCCCGCTGTTGATGTGAGTGAAACCGCCGAAGGCTATACATTTACGATTGAGTTGCCTGGTATGGCGCCAGAGACTGTAGCCGTAGAGGTCAAGGAGAATATGCTGACCGTAAAAGGCGAGCGCAAAGTGGCAACCTTGAAAGAGGGGGAACGCTATCTCCACCGTGAACGGCCCCATGGACGTTTTGCGCGCGTATTTCGCATGAAGAAACCGGTTCAAGCTGATGGGGTCACCGCTTCTTATCGAGATGGCGTCCTCTCGATTGAGGTACCTCTCCGTGCAGAAGCAAAGCCGCGCAAAATTCACGTTCAGGGATAATTCATCGTCCAGGGCGGCAGCAGAGCAGAGAGAGAAGGAGTAATTCGTGGATCTCAATCGTTTCACTGAAAAATCGCAAGAAGCGCTGCGCAATGCACAGGCATTAGCGACGAGGCGCAGCCACCAGAGTGTGGATGTGGAACATCTCCTTGCTGCGCTCTGCGAAGAGACTGAAGGATTAACGGCTGCCTTACTCGCAGCTGCCGGGATCGCGCCAAGCGCGGTCCGTGAGCGAGTCGAACAAGAACTCACCCGGATTCCTCAGGTGTCAGGGCCAGGTGCGGGTGCTCAACAAGTCTACATCACACAACGGCTGTCTCGCACCTTGACGCAAGCCGAAGACGAGGCAAAAGAGCTCAAAGACGAGTATGTCAGCGTCGAGCATTTACTCTTGGCGATGCTGAGCGAGAGTGGCAACATTGGTAGACTTCTGAAGTCTCTCGGATTGACGCGTGAACGTTTCATGACAGCGCTACAGAAAGTACGGGGGCATCAACGTGTCACGAGTCCGAATCCGGAGACGACCTACCAAGCGTTAGAGCGTTATGGACGAGATCTGACCAAGCTCGCGACGCAGGGAAAACTTGATCCAGTCATTGGTCGTGATGAAGAAATTCGCCGCGTCGTGCAAGTTTTATCCCGCCGGACCAAGAACAATCCTGTCCTGATTGGCGATCCTGGAGTGGGGAAGACGGCGATTGTTGAAGGATTGGCCCAACGTATCATTCGTGGTGATGTTCCGGAGAGCTTGAAGAACAAGCGACTCATCGTGCTTGATATGGGGTCGCTGATTGCCGGTGCGAAATTCCGTGGTGAGTTTGAAGAGCGCCTCAAAGCCGTACTCAAGGAAGTCCAGGAATCTGACGGTGAAGTTATTCTCTTTATTGACGAACTCCACACGGTTGTCGGTGCTGGTGCGGCTGAAGGAGCGATGGACGCTTCCAACTTGCTGAAGCCAATGCTGGCGCGTGGCGAGTTGCACTGCATTGGTGCGACGACGCTCGACGAATATCGCAAATATGTCGAAAAAGACCGTGCCTTGGAGCGGCGCTTCCAGCCGGTGTTGGTCGATCAACCGAGCGTTGAAGATACCATCTCAATTCTCCGCGGGCTGCGTGAGCGGTACGAAGTCCATCATGGTGTACGGATTAAAGACGCTGCGCTTGTCACCGCGGCCATCCTATCACATCGTTACATTAGCGATCGCTTCTTGCCAGATAAAGCAATCGACTTGATCGATGAAGCTGCGGCGAAACTACGCACGGAAATCGATTCGATGCCGACAGAGTTGGATGAAGTATCACGAAGAGTGATGCAACTGGAAATCGAGCGTGAAGCGTTGCGTAAAGAAACTGACCAACCATCACGCGAACGCTTGATCAAACTCGAGAAAGAACTTGCTGATCTGAAAGAAGAGGACCATCGACTGCGTGCGCAATGGGAGCGAGAGAAAGGCGCGCTCGGTGGTGTCGCCGAACTCCAAAAAAAGTTAGAGGCCGCACGTCAGGAACTCGACAAGGTGAGCCGCCCGGATAGTAGAGAATACAATCTCGCGCGGGCGAGCGAACTGCAATACAAAGATATTCCCGAGCTGGAAAAGATGATTGAGACCGCCGGAGAAGGTGGTGCACGTCTTATCAAAGACCATGTCGACGAGGATGACATTGCCGCGGTAGTTTCACGCTGGACAGGTATCCCTGTTGTGAAGTTGCTTGAAGGTGAGAAGGAAAAGCTCTTGCAGCTGGATAAACATCTGCATAAACGTGTCATTGGGCAAGACGAGGCCGTCCAGGTAGTTGCCGATGCGGTGATTCGTGCCCGCTCCGGTCTGAAGGATCCGAACCGTCCGATTGGTTCGTTTATTTTCCTTGGTCCGACGGGTGTGGGGAAAACCGAACTGGCGCGGGCGTTGGCGGAGTTCCTCTTCGATGATGAAGCGAACATGGTGCGGCTCGATATGTCAGAGTACATGGAAAAGCATACCGTGGCGCGCTTAATTGGTGCCCCTCCGGGATATGTTGGCTATGATGAAGGTGGACAACTGACCGAGGCGGTTCGACGACGACCGTATTCGGTCATCTTGTTCGATGAAATCGAGAAAGCCCATCCCGATGTCTTCAACGTTTTGTTGCAAATTCTCGATGATGGACGGCTTACTGATGGTCATGGCCGTACGGTCGACTTCAAGAATACGGCAGTGATCATGACCTCGAACGTTGGCAGTCAGTTAATTCTGGGCTATCGCGGTGACACAGATTCGGATGCCTATGAACGGATGAAACAGTCTGTGCTAGATGCACTCCGACAGCAATTCCGACCCGAGTTCCTCAACCGTGTTGACGATATTGTGGTGTTCCACAGCTTGGCTCGCGAGCATCTCAAGTCGATTGTCGACATTCAGCTTGAACGCCTGCGCAAACGGTTGGCTGAGCGCCATATCACACTCGAACTCACCGAGGCAGCGAAAGAGTACTTTGCGACTACTGGGTATGACCCAACGTATGGCGCACGTCCTCTCAAGCGGTTACTGCAACGCGAGATTGAAACGACGCTTGGTCGCAAACTGTTAGCTGGCGAGATTCGCGAACATTCGCGTGTTGTTGTCGACTGGGATGGTAAGCAGCTGTCGTTTACTGGTCAGCCTGCGACTGCTGAGGCTGCCTGACTGTCAGATGGTGCCGGGACTTCTTCTGGTGAGAAGTCCCGCTCCACAAGCTGCGAATACACATCGTAGCGTTCAAGAATAGCGTTCGCATAGCGAACGGCCTCACGTCCTTGGGCGTATCCGTACAGTGTCTTGCTGTGATATGTCGGATTTTCTAACAAAGGTAAGATGAGCTCCATCGACTCACCCCAACAATCTGGATCGTATCCTTGAAGCCGTGCGATTCGTTGCCCGTCTTCGACATGCCCCAGTCCCATCACGTAGCTCGCCAGAATGAGAGCGAGACGGTCACGCGGGCGTCCATCTTGAAATTGACGTGAAAGAAAGCTGAGGTATTTCACTCCAGCCTCAATGTTTGCATGTGGATCTTGGATGTTTTTTAAGCCAACAAGTTGTGCAGTGAAGGGCATGAGTTGCATCAGGCCGGATGCCCCCGCGCTACTCACACGACGGTGATCAAACCGTGATTCTTCAAAAATCAACGCCGCAACAAATCGCCAATCAAACCCTGCTTCTTCCGCATGGCGAGCAATAACTCGATCATAGCGTGACAGTCGCCTTCGTGCATTGAACAATTCTTTCATCTCGCGAGTGAACACGGTCTGTGAATCGTTGATGGCGTTTGTCGTGGAAAATTGCCTACTTTGGGGAGTTTCGGGTGGGGGAACGGGGAACTGCACTTCACTATGAAGATAATTACCAACTCTTGTTTGTCGAGGAAGCACTGGATGAGAAAGTTCTCGCATCGGGGGGGGGAGGAGATCTCGAAAAAATGAGTCCAGACGGGATTGGGCAACGCCGCACACCACACTAACCACTATCCCCAGCCAAACCCCGGCACGCAGGTACATGGCGGCCATGTCGGGCTCATATATGACTGCCTTTGTTTTGACAAGCCCTTCGTGCGTTGACAGGGAAAAAATTTTTCCCTACCGTGCTGCCCTATGGGTGCCCGTGAAAAGATTCTAGAAGTCGCAGCGCGCCTCTTTGCTATGCAAGGCTTTCGCGCAACCTCTCTCGCTCAAGTGGCGCGCGCCGCGCACGTGAGCAAAGCGCTGGTGTTGTGGCACTTTGAGAGTAAAGAGCAGCTCTTTCACGCTGCGCTCCAACATTTTCTTGCGCCGTATGAGATTCTCGATCAAGGTCTTGATGGACTCACTGAGAGTGATCAACTTGAACGTCTGATCAACGATTACTACGAATTTGTTGCGGAGCATCTCTCTTCCGTCAAATTTTTTCTCGGACAGGTCGTTCGAGGCGATGACAATAGCCCAGAGCTGGTGTCGCAAGTCCGGCAACTCTATCATGTGTACCGTGAACTGTTGGCGTCGATTCTTGAGCGTGGCAAAGTCCGCGGTGTGTTCGCTGCTACTGTTCAACCGCAGGCAGAAGCTGCGCTCCTGATGGCCAGCTTAAATGGGCTGCTTGTCCAGCGCTTGGTTGAAGATGTGACAGAAGAACAAGAACGAGAACTCTTGGCGCATTTTCAACACACTCTCAAGATGCGCCTGACTACTCTTGGTGCGCCCGCGGAGGTCGTTGTCCCGCCACACACGGAACTGCGAGCAGAGATAACGTCCCCCCAACGCGCAGGGCGACAATAGTGAGAATATATAGGCGAAAACACAGGATCTCGACGGAGTACAGGTAAGGAACTTGTCGTTGCTATTCAGCGACAAAGGAGGTCGTATGGTTGAGAAAACGATTGAACTGACTGGAGCATCATCAACGAGTATTGAGGACGCGGTCTCGCTTGCTATTGCTCGTGCGGCTGTAGCTATCAGTGGGATTTACCAGGTACAACTCACGGATATTTCTGCCCAAGTTGAGGATGGCATGGTGGCACGGTGGAAAGTCAAAATCAAAGCGACGTTTCCGGTGAAGGATCGCGTACACGAGTAAAGGTTATGGATACAAAGATCCATGAGGTTGCTTCCGGTGTGTATCAACTCTATTTGCCGTTACCGATGCGGCCCAGCATCGTCAATGTCTATCTGGTGCGCGATGGCGACGAATGGGCGCTGATCGACACCGGCATGCATAGTGAGGAAAGCATTGAGACCTTTAAAACGGCGTTGGCTCAAGTGGGATGTCCGCTGACGTCGGTTCGGCAAATTTTTTGTACGCACCATCATACCGACCACTTTGGTACTTCGCGGCTGTATAAGGAGCTGACTGGCGCAACAGTGTTCCTCCATGCGCTCGAAGTTCCCCGGGTTGAACGTATGCAATCCCATACGCCGTTACCTGAAGCGCTCGCTTTTTTTCGTTCTCATGGAGTACCCCTCCCTGATTCCCCTGGTGCGATGCCCACCCCTGGCCGGTATTTCGGAACGTTGTACTCGCCGGTGCAGCCTGACCACCACCTCAATGATGGTGATGTGTTGCATGTTGGAAAACGGGAAGTGGTAGTGATTTGGACGCCAGGACACACGTCCGGACATTGTTGCTTCTATTTGCCTCAGGACAAGGTACTCATTGTTGGGGATCATCTGTTACCAAAGATTACGCCACACGTTGGGGTCTATTATTTTGGACCAGACAATCCGCTCCAAGATTTTCTTAATTCTCAACAAAAAGTGCAGCCCTTCGATGTTGACTTGGTCCTTCCTGCACATGGAGGAGTATTTAAAGACCACCGCTATCGTGCGCAGCAAATCATCCAACATCACAGATATAGATTGCAGGAGATTCTTGATACAATTCGGCGCGGACATGCACGAACGGCGTATGACGTAGCACTGGAAGTTTTTGGCCTGCCTCAAGATCGGCCTATCTTCCATACGATGGCGGCAACATTTGAAACTCTCGCGCATTTGCATCTGTTGATGTACGACGGCAAAGCGCGACGGGTCGAAGAAGGAAACTCTGTCAAGTTCATTGCTCAGTAACGTGCTGCGGTGAGGTTTTTGTTCTGCCCGCGGACGATGCGCCGAAAACAGAATCGCTTTGCGCCCGACAATGAAGGGGGAGCGCTTCTCTCGGCGAACAGGTCTTCTCCGCTTTGTTAAGGAATGCTATGCGGTACACGATCGTCGACATTGAAACTCGGATCAACAAGGAGTTAGTGCGAGAAGTGTATTTCTCGCACGAGAATTTCTCTGCCGAGGAAGCCTACTCCCGGTTTCAACAGCAACTCCGGCAGGAACAGGGAAACGACTTTTTCCCCCTCTCGTTCCACATTCCAATTTCAATCGCTATTGGGCAGGTAAATGAAGAACGTATTCTGACCGCAGTTGAAACTGTTGATGAAGGTGAATACAGCGAAGATGGGATTGTCCGAAGCTTTTGGGCCCGACTCGAACGGTTCCCCGGCACCTTGGTGACGTTTAATGGCCGGAACTTCGATTTACCGGTATTAGAACTGCAAGCGCTCAAGTATGGATGCTCAGCTCCTCGCTATTTTGGCGGAAAACACCGCAACCGCTACGCCGAAGAAGGTCATTACGACCTGTATGATTTTCTCACCAACCACGGTGTTCATCGCTTACGTGGCGGATTCAATGTCATAGCGAAGCTAATTGGCTTGCCGGGAAAAACCGAGATCGACGGCTCGATGGTCCAGCAATTGTGGCAAGACAAAAGGCTCCTCGACATTCACCGCTACTGTCGCCAAGATGTTATCCAAACCTATTTTCTCTTTTTGCGCATTGAGCTCATGCGTGGGCGTCTCACTCCTGGCCAGTATGAGCGCGCAGTGCAGCGATCTAAGGGATTTGCTGAAGAGTTGGAGCAGAAATAAACCAGGATGAGAAGGTCGTAAGAGCTCACCCCTCAGCGATGTTCCTCTTGCCGCGTTCCGTTTCCGACTGCCAACAGCGCCTCCGTGAGGTGTTGTTTTCCTGTCGCAGAAACGCCACCCATAGTGACCTCTTCGTCTGTGAGGCGTTGCAGCAAAGAATGATCCTGTAAATGTATAGCGGCTCGCGCTAACTCGCGGACGATCCGGTCGTTCAGTTCTGTCAGTACAGGACGGAGATCGTTGTTGAGGTCTAGCCCCCGCGCCCATGAAGGGATGCCGTTCTCGTCCAGTGGGTTTTGCAGGGCTGTTTGCTGTACTTCTTTTGCAAGCGCGATCTGTACCTTGAAGACATGCTGTGCGGCTCTTTCGTCGAGGCCCAACGTGCGCGCCTGAGCTGCGACATGTTGCAGTACTGCCTGTTCCTGTTGGGATGTCCTCGACCGGGAGGCTGTAGCGGCGTTTATAGTCAGCAATCGCCGGCATCAGTGCTAAGCGAACATCCAGCAGAGCAAACAGCGCCGACAATGGATGGATTTCACTCCTTGTTCGCTCTTCACCCAGCGGGTACGGAGTGCGTTGAGGAAGCCATCTGTTTCACGAGCAAGAAGCCAGTGCTCCAACCATTCCCGTAATTCGCTGTCGGTTCGACGGACCATATAGGCTTTGCGATCACGGCCAAAAGCTGGGAGCGCACGCAAGCTCCTATGGGCGGCAAGAAAGTGCGGAGCTTCAAGCGAATCTGTGAGTAACGCATCCGCCTGTTGATAAGCTACGAGATCTGGCAAAGAGAGATTCTTAGCGGTCGGTAAGATGGTCGCGTGACGAAAATGTGCCCGTGCAACCCGTTCAAGATGGCCACCCGCATTAACTGCGAGGCGAATGTTTGGCCGGTCAACCGCAGTCAACGAGGTAAATCGTTTCGCATCGGTAACCAACACAACTGCTGCGGCAATAGTGTAAGGTTGGGTAAAAGTCGCGTGCAGAAGGCGCTCTGGACGAATAGTGATACCGCTCATTGCGATGTCAAATGTGTTGGCGCGAAGATCGTCCAGGAGTTCTGGCCAACGGAAGCGGGTTAGGGCTAACTGTACCCCGAGATCTGTAGCCATGCGATGTGCAACCACGATGTCGAATCCTTCACAATCAGTTGTGTTCTCTGCGCAGAAGCTAAATGGTCGGTAATCGCCGCTGACACCAACGCGAAGGACTCCGCGCGCGCGAATATCAGCCAGACGGTCTGCCCGAACTTCGCCTATGCTGCTGAGCAAAACGACCCCAGCGAATATGGCGTGGAGCCAGCAGCGGTTTCGCGGAAGCATCATGCGACTGCTCACTGACGGGAACAAGTTCTTTTGCCCTGTGGATTACGGGATACGTTGATCAATATACTCACGAGCAAAACGAACATAGTTCTCTGCCGTGCGATGGAGTGTGGCAATTTCTTCCGGTTTCAGTGGCCGAGCGACTTTCGCCGGACTCCCGAGAACAAGGGAACGGGGAGGGATTTTACTGCGGGGGGAAACGACAGCCCCTGCGCCAATTAAGCACTCTTCGCCAACTTCTGCACCATCAAGGACAATCGCTCCCATTCCTACTAAGGTAAAAGCGCCAATGGTGCAGGCGTGGGCAACGACATTATGTGCGATCGACACCCCATCTCCGATAATCGTTGGGATGCCGCCACTAAAAACATGAATAGTGACATTATCTTGGATATTCACACGTGCGCCGATGCGGATATAGCAGACATCACCCCGTACCACAGCGTTGAACCACACACTCGATTCCTCGCCGATGTGGACATCGCCAATGACTTGTGCACTCTGTTGGATATAGGCGCTCGGATGAATCGTCGGAGTAATACCACGATGCGTGATGATCATGCTG
It includes:
- a CDS encoding TetR/AcrR family transcriptional regulator, which encodes MGAREKILEVAARLFAMQGFRATSLAQVARAAHVSKALVLWHFESKEQLFHAALQHFLAPYEILDQGLDGLTESDQLERLINDYYEFVAEHLSSVKFFLGQVVRGDDNSPELVSQVRQLYHVYRELLASILERGKVRGVFAATVQPQAEAALLMASLNGLLVQRLVEDVTEEQERELLAHFQHTLKMRLTTLGAPAEVVVPPHTELRAEITSPQRAGRQ
- a CDS encoding dodecin domain-containing protein; this translates as MVEKTIELTGASSTSIEDAVSLAIARAAVAISGIYQVQLTDISAQVEDGMVARWKVKIKATFPVKDRVHE
- a CDS encoding MBL fold metallo-hydrolase, with protein sequence MDTKIHEVASGVYQLYLPLPMRPSIVNVYLVRDGDEWALIDTGMHSEESIETFKTALAQVGCPLTSVRQIFCTHHHTDHFGTSRLYKELTGATVFLHALEVPRVERMQSHTPLPEALAFFRSHGVPLPDSPGAMPTPGRYFGTLYSPVQPDHHLNDGDVLHVGKREVVVIWTPGHTSGHCCFYLPQDKVLIVGDHLLPKITPHVGVYYFGPDNPLQDFLNSQQKVQPFDVDLVLPAHGGVFKDHRYRAQQIIQHHRYRLQEILDTIRRGHARTAYDVALEVFGLPQDRPIFHTMAATFETLAHLHLLMYDGKARRVEEGNSVKFIAQ
- a CDS encoding 3'-5' exonuclease, whose amino-acid sequence is MRYTIVDIETRINKELVREVYFSHENFSAEEAYSRFQQQLRQEQGNDFFPLSFHIPISIAIGQVNEERILTAVETVDEGEYSEDGIVRSFWARLERFPGTLVTFNGRNFDLPVLELQALKYGCSAPRYFGGKHRNRYAEEGHYDLYDFLTNHGVHRLRGGFNVIAKLIGLPGKTEIDGSMVQQLWQDKRLLDIHRYCRQDVIQTYFLFLRIELMRGRLTPGQYERAVQRSKGFAEELEQK
- a CDS encoding transporter substrate-binding domain-containing protein, producing MMLPRNRCWLHAIFAGVVLLSSIGEVRADRLADIRARGVLRVGVSGDYRPFSFCAENTTDCEGFDIVVAHRMATDLGVQLALTRFRWPELLDDLRANTFDIAMSGITIRPERLLHATFTQPYTIAAAVVLVTDAKRFTSLTAVDRPNIRLAVNAGGHLERVARAHFRHATILPTAKNLSLPDLVAYQQADALLTDSLEAPHFLAAHRSLRALPAFGRDRKAYMVRRTDSELREWLEHWLLARETDGFLNALRTRWVKSEQGVKSIHCRRCLLCWMFA
- a CDS encoding gamma carbonic anhydrase family protein, whose amino-acid sequence is MIITHRGITPTIHPSAYIQQSAQVIGDVHIGEESSVWFNAVVRGDVCYIRIGARVNIQDNVTIHVFSGGIPTIIGDGVSIAHNVVAHACTIGAFTLVGMGAIVLDGAEVGEECLIGAGAVVSPRSKIPPRSLVLGSPAKVARPLKPEEIATLHRTAENYVRFAREYIDQRIP